The following coding sequences are from one Candidatus Nitrohelix vancouverensis window:
- the ispH gene encoding 4-hydroxy-3-methylbut-2-enyl diphosphate reductase, protein MKVSLASAMGTCFGVQDAINLAMSPEFVSDLTIVGQLVHNAQVNKSLEEHGVAVVKGIGEIDQIKTKKVMITAHGAADKTKKLLNEAGFIVYDASCPLVMRVHKTIKSMVTQNYFPVVIGQKDHVEVKGIVGDLDDYLVINQEEDLEKIRKSGKRRLGIVSQTTLQVEKIEALVRQIREMDCVDEVYFVNTICQPTRDRQIAVHDLASQVDLMIVVGGYNSSNTKKLVQVCDEKGVDSYHIESHSELKDGWFMDKNHVGITAGTSTPEYVINEVHEAILEIAKRVNGAVESESASQ, encoded by the coding sequence ATGAAAGTATCCCTTGCCAGCGCCATGGGCACCTGTTTTGGCGTCCAGGACGCCATCAACCTTGCGATGAGTCCCGAGTTTGTATCCGACCTGACCATCGTCGGCCAACTGGTTCATAACGCCCAGGTCAACAAATCACTTGAGGAACATGGCGTCGCCGTGGTCAAAGGCATCGGGGAAATCGACCAGATCAAAACCAAAAAAGTGATGATCACCGCCCACGGCGCGGCGGACAAAACCAAAAAACTTCTCAACGAAGCCGGTTTCATTGTCTACGACGCCAGTTGTCCTCTGGTGATGCGCGTTCACAAAACCATCAAGTCGATGGTCACGCAGAATTATTTCCCCGTCGTCATCGGCCAGAAGGATCATGTTGAAGTCAAAGGCATCGTCGGCGATCTGGATGATTACCTCGTCATCAATCAGGAAGAAGATCTTGAAAAAATTCGCAAGTCAGGCAAACGACGTCTGGGCATCGTCAGCCAGACCACCTTGCAAGTGGAAAAAATAGAAGCGCTGGTGCGCCAGATACGGGAGATGGACTGCGTTGACGAAGTGTATTTCGTCAACACCATCTGCCAACCCACTCGGGACCGCCAGATCGCCGTTCACGATCTCGCCAGCCAGGTTGATTTGATGATTGTCGTCGGCGGTTACAATTCGTCCAACACCAAAAAACTGGTTCAGGTCTGCGATGAAAAAGGCGTGGACTCGTACCATATCGAATCGCACTCTGAATTGAAGGATGGCTGGTTCATGGATAAAAACCATGTCGGAATCACCGCTGGAACCAGCACGCCGGAATACGTTATCAACGAAGTGCACGAAGCGATTCTGGAAATTGCTAAAAGAGTGAATGGCGCTGTAGAGTCGGAATCAGCCTCTCAGTAA